A genomic region of Leptospira mtsangambouensis contains the following coding sequences:
- a CDS encoding MFS transporter, which yields MKKNLSLAIFKHRDFRFFIIARFFMVLAINIQATIVGWQVYELTGSVLDLGLVGLFEAIPSIIVSLYAGHLADLRDRRNIIVVCLFFLLVCSLTLFAFTGPLGFLLETYKAYPIFLVILVSGIARGFISPAIFSFVTQLVPREHYPHSAAWMGTSFQAGAVIGPALGGIVYGTFGMQAAYALDSICIGLPFLLFFWIAKRSLPERKEKEALKDSLLVGLRFVLKNEVMLGAMALDMFAVLFGGAVALLPVYAKDILFVGSEGLGYLRAAPSLGALLMAYYLTYKPPLEKSGRVLLFCVFGFGVCMLVFGLSHSFLLSLFALFLSGVFDSVSVVVRSTIMQTMTPEEMRGRVSAINKVFIGSSNEIGAFESGVSAKILGPVGSVVFGATMTILIVFFTFRFSPKLKELELKNWV from the coding sequence ATGAAGAAAAACCTTTCTTTGGCCATTTTCAAACACCGCGATTTTCGATTTTTTATTATCGCCAGATTCTTTATGGTTCTTGCGATCAATATCCAAGCAACCATTGTCGGTTGGCAGGTATATGAACTGACTGGAAGTGTTCTGGACCTAGGCCTTGTCGGACTTTTTGAAGCCATTCCCTCCATCATCGTCTCCCTTTATGCAGGCCATTTAGCTGATCTCAGAGACAGGCGCAATATCATTGTGGTTTGTTTATTCTTTTTACTTGTTTGTTCCTTAACACTTTTTGCATTCACTGGACCTTTGGGTTTTTTACTCGAAACCTACAAAGCCTATCCAATCTTTTTGGTCATTTTGGTTTCTGGAATTGCGAGAGGATTTATTTCTCCTGCGATCTTTAGTTTTGTGACACAACTTGTTCCTAGGGAACATTACCCACATTCTGCTGCCTGGATGGGGACATCTTTTCAAGCAGGTGCTGTCATTGGCCCGGCTCTCGGTGGAATTGTGTATGGTACTTTTGGAATGCAAGCAGCTTATGCTCTAGATTCAATTTGTATTGGACTTCCCTTTTTATTATTCTTTTGGATCGCCAAAAGAAGCCTTCCCGAACGAAAAGAAAAGGAAGCTTTGAAAGATAGCCTACTTGTTGGACTTCGTTTTGTTTTAAAAAATGAAGTGATGTTAGGTGCTATGGCCTTAGATATGTTTGCCGTTCTTTTCGGTGGAGCCGTTGCTCTTTTGCCAGTCTATGCAAAAGATATTTTATTTGTAGGTTCAGAAGGCCTAGGGTATTTACGTGCTGCCCCATCACTTGGAGCACTGCTGATGGCCTACTATCTCACATACAAACCACCACTAGAAAAATCAGGGCGAGTTTTACTTTTCTGCGTATTTGGCTTTGGTGTTTGTATGTTAGTGTTTGGTCTTTCTCATTCCTTTTTACTTTCACTATTTGCCTTATTTTTATCCGGAGTCTTTGATAGTGTGTCTGTTGTTGTTCGTTCTACCATTATGCAAACCATGACACCGGAAGAAATGCGAGGAAGAGTGAGTGCAATTAACAAAGTGTTTATTGGTTCTTCCAACGAGATTGGTGCCTTTGAATCAGGGGTTTCCGCAAAAATCCTAGGCCCTGTTGGATCAGTGGTCTTTGGTGCCACAATGACCATTCTCATCGTATTTTTTACCTTCCGTTTTTCTCCTAAGTTGAAAGAATTAGAACTGAAAAACTGGGTCTAA
- a CDS encoding phospholipase D-like domain-containing protein has translation MKQICIVTLIFSFGLLLFCQKPKEKIDLTSLLDGNLPVTELYFSYPGRDVTDEKKRIVKDVLIAEIRKAKVSIRAYLYSIDDYEILTELYLKQRAGVRIELFGDKEEDYSELESLGLGIQRWSGSGIHHTKIWIFDQNRFFSGTGNFTTHGLATDNNVFWTQNISQKEWEEITTTLDGKNPNGSFQIGPLVYWTSPEAGLEIQQELLEAVDSAKHSIKYLIYSHYDPLLSLKLLEANKRGVRIEAVYNAPMSTNPEGIYLSQNLEYPSQIWEDGNLDFVFKNDRYLGGLLHHKTMIIDDQIVYTGSYNYSVSARDKNKEKFLRFDHPLIAKEFLMEWKRIIWMANPISSSFAGGTNLSNNGEIRMFSIYQFQNSLFQTNLLFNADGIFDSNSNALSSAYKQTFGFTGINRSKEGERFLFHSRMIDPIWEESEGSNLQLLFQNYFLGTKLNLSNGERIHSISLWDGSHPKEFYLLDANSTILGQTDFWKGRNLWIWVHTEKRTLSFCHTKEKMKPPEWMVFLKNRLDVKGKHSPLCSND, from the coding sequence ATGAAACAAATCTGTATTGTCACTTTGATATTCTCTTTTGGATTATTGCTCTTTTGCCAGAAACCAAAAGAGAAGATTGATTTAACTTCTCTTTTGGATGGTAACCTTCCTGTAACAGAATTATATTTTTCGTATCCAGGTCGCGATGTTACGGATGAAAAAAAAAGAATTGTAAAAGATGTTTTAATTGCCGAGATCAGAAAGGCAAAAGTTTCCATTCGAGCGTATCTATATTCCATCGATGATTACGAAATTCTGACAGAACTTTATTTGAAACAAAGGGCTGGTGTTCGTATCGAATTGTTTGGTGATAAAGAAGAAGATTATTCCGAATTGGAATCACTTGGACTGGGAATCCAAAGATGGTCAGGCTCGGGGATTCACCACACCAAAATTTGGATCTTTGACCAAAACCGATTTTTTTCAGGAACTGGGAACTTCACAACTCATGGCCTTGCCACAGACAATAATGTTTTTTGGACGCAGAACATTTCTCAAAAAGAATGGGAGGAGATCACAACAACGTTAGATGGAAAAAATCCAAATGGATCTTTTCAAATTGGGCCTCTCGTTTATTGGACTTCACCGGAAGCCGGCCTTGAAATTCAGCAAGAGTTACTTGAAGCAGTGGATTCGGCGAAACATTCTATCAAATATTTGATTTATTCTCATTATGATCCTTTACTTAGTTTGAAACTTCTTGAGGCAAACAAACGAGGAGTTCGGATTGAAGCTGTTTATAACGCACCTATGTCCACAAATCCAGAAGGCATTTACTTAAGTCAAAATTTAGAGTATCCTTCTCAAATTTGGGAAGATGGAAATCTTGATTTTGTTTTTAAAAATGATCGTTATCTGGGAGGTTTGTTGCACCACAAAACAATGATCATTGATGACCAAATTGTTTATACAGGTTCTTATAATTATTCTGTTTCAGCGAGAGATAAAAATAAGGAAAAATTTCTAAGGTTTGACCACCCTTTGATCGCAAAGGAATTTCTAATGGAATGGAAGCGGATTATATGGATGGCAAATCCCATTTCCTCTAGTTTCGCTGGTGGAACAAATTTAAGTAACAACGGAGAAATTCGGATGTTTTCAATTTATCAATTTCAAAATTCTCTTTTTCAAACCAATCTTCTATTCAATGCAGATGGAATCTTTGATTCTAATTCCAATGCACTTTCAAGTGCATACAAACAAACGTTTGGTTTCACTGGAATCAATCGATCCAAAGAAGGAGAGCGGTTCCTTTTTCATTCTAGAATGATAGATCCAATTTGGGAAGAAAGTGAAGGATCAAATTTACAATTGTTATTCCAAAACTATTTTTTAGGCACAAAACTAAATCTCTCCAATGGAGAAAGGATCCATTCTATTTCGCTTTGGGACGGATCCCACCCAAAAGAATTTTATTTGTTGGATGCAAATTCAACTATTTTAGGCCAAACTGATTTTTGGAAGGGTAGAAACTTATGGATTTGGGTGCATACAGAAAAAAGGACTCTTTCTTTTTGTCACACAAAAGAGAAAATGAAACCACCTGAGTGGATGGTATTTCTTAAAAACCGGTTGGATGTAAAAGGAAAACATTCACCATTATGTTCAAATGACTAA
- a CDS encoding LA_2168 family protein, with translation MNSFQKYFLFSFLLLCKMSSIHAVGVEVGILGYELFFKEKTQTNQFQSPVWDLQIHQMGKEFQNSSYLNRISGESMFVGLKDKNKKENVVWDLNIQLTSGKETGLRPFYLGKNHYIAYETSKFLFGVGRREHLFRPKSFGSSYDGGDGIFLEFHPQQNLTLQFFLWDHYSGVLLLEKDRFLSLLQISSEDLNSYSELRNYDQRTIVNHHRRHSFGLIYGEYLSLRLGIQYVELGSWGKHVKDHTKETKASGADGDSLLNGNVGFRFDAEIWEVQFDFLWAKGNDRTNSKVAAQSSSIPIAGEAIQLGSEFRFGSFLIRSSHFISDREERNQKNQIIRDGYVSTGSHPTQTPYLSQIFRIFPSAALTERGYEKNYALKEGRSFGYLSELVLQFTYHQFVLKIIGSYFLPYQVTRPSDGRISFQKRDFEVFYIGEGLLEFSVKEDSSFELGIGVSQLFVPDSLALKSNFGYVFGRLEI, from the coding sequence TTGAACTCGTTTCAAAAGTATTTTCTATTCAGCTTCTTATTGTTATGTAAGATGAGCTCCATCCATGCTGTAGGAGTCGAAGTTGGAATTTTAGGATATGAATTGTTTTTTAAAGAAAAAACCCAAACAAACCAATTTCAATCTCCTGTTTGGGATTTACAAATCCATCAAATGGGAAAAGAATTTCAAAATTCGTCTTATTTGAATAGAATTTCCGGCGAATCGATGTTTGTTGGCTTGAAAGACAAAAATAAAAAAGAAAATGTTGTCTGGGATTTAAATATTCAATTAACATCAGGAAAAGAAACAGGCCTTCGGCCTTTTTACTTAGGAAAAAATCATTATATCGCTTACGAAACATCCAAGTTTCTTTTTGGTGTTGGCCGTCGCGAACATTTATTCCGTCCCAAAAGTTTTGGATCAAGTTATGATGGTGGGGATGGGATCTTTTTGGAATTTCATCCACAGCAAAATCTTACCCTTCAGTTTTTTCTTTGGGACCATTATTCTGGGGTCCTATTACTTGAGAAAGACCGGTTCCTGTCTCTATTACAAATTTCTTCGGAAGATTTGAATTCCTATAGTGAACTTCGTAACTATGACCAGAGAACAATTGTGAACCATCACAGGAGGCACTCGTTTGGTCTTATTTACGGAGAGTATCTTTCCCTTCGTTTGGGCATTCAGTATGTGGAACTGGGAAGTTGGGGAAAACATGTTAAAGATCATACAAAGGAAACAAAAGCATCCGGGGCCGATGGGGATTCTCTCCTCAATGGAAATGTTGGTTTTCGATTTGATGCAGAGATTTGGGAGGTCCAATTTGATTTTTTATGGGCAAAGGGAAACGACAGAACCAATTCAAAAGTAGCCGCCCAATCAAGTTCGATTCCGATTGCAGGAGAAGCAATCCAGTTGGGATCAGAATTTCGTTTTGGAAGTTTTTTAATCCGCAGTTCGCATTTTATTTCTGATCGAGAAGAGAGGAATCAAAAGAACCAAATCATCCGCGACGGTTATGTATCGACTGGTTCCCATCCAACGCAAACACCTTATCTTTCACAAATTTTTCGTATTTTTCCATCTGCAGCCTTAACAGAAAGGGGATATGAAAAAAACTACGCACTTAAGGAAGGTCGGTCCTTCGGATATCTAAGTGAACTTGTTTTGCAATTCACCTATCATCAGTTTGTTCTAAAAATCATCGGATCTTATTTTTTACCTTACCAAGTCACAAGACCAAGTGATGGAAGAATCAGTTTTCAAAAAAGAGACTTTGAAGTATTTTATATCGGAGAAGGTTTACTCGAGTTTTCTGTAAAAGAAGATTCTTCTTTTGAATTGGGAATTGGTGTATCTCAATTGTTTGTTCCAGATTCCTTGGCCCTCAAATCAAATTTTGGTTATGTTTTTGGGAGGTTGGAAATATGA
- a CDS encoding LIC11755 family lipoprotein — protein sequence MQKQITILLLFLLCSCQNQEEIPFFLFGNQFDQSPYFEFQYGNLEEEGNVLVDTNQVLYESGLLCIYSLPVSLYRRELGGKFRICWKTDESIFEKWKLGFSILEEEKSEYTSWLDKGKGWTATLKEYGNWKKESDKLGFLLDWDSQIWSNGFVTYQTFGLPHPLFLQRTLDQCEVLFFSHQLKGSLNKQLVLSFELPCPDTGAITERIQVQNEEWFSECEPGEPVVSELFRHSESSFQRFLEWENPKETFLCPRSESLDWVKDGSQTSFQSEDFSKRTKLILPKGVLLFSDEPKFHGIFLPKEYGSNLGTNTKVRWGNSEFLDSEFNFRQGDEFFSNEFHPVSCRDQFQFWTSPDQFCGNPGLPNQFEIKQKEGVVPGCIADQIQITEFYPGNQFDSQFPFPSFFEFQNKGESCDVSSLNWIYNGSIYPLSADEWVVHSNSYFIISKKLWFGWDLKAKEKPFSIPKVVFQIPKFFWEERKSQIKNEFQPSPSLFHLLRFKQQNRFSIVIESGKEFPHPKEGSSSEFLEYGFQFSPGKPNKNSASFVPSDLLEYGPNQSPFLDFGFQSRVEGLVQLERENGNQFLFWKPAGKTILTLGTEPSVCNGDLFYQLPDDFFTSTLSSLRYLGNQNGTPTFFSWNPKFAKEKTLGGTRSLHPEPNPIVFSNSLVTSTLCSGDWRSPGLAKERSLEIERFNSPGLYLTNIPLSNQTNVLLGNGNAKIPISYTSLGNNHYQLDLSVFSTFSSEEQVYSFWSDPSLLKPKSFLEQKGPIQIEAIFPNPKESQNEWIYVCNRSEASEDLSLYLIEDEVSVDELISYQSRFPNSSPLGKNGQRFQTNRTILDPSVCAWIVDPDGKDWFLPIFHSESDLLLTVRTTQTIGNGISSGESIQLRKKQGQNSILISSFGQKESYSSFHLLVNTGEFLWLKSGVQGMSPLDYETFREEF from the coding sequence ATGCAAAAACAAATCACGATCCTTCTTCTTTTTCTCCTCTGTTCATGTCAGAATCAAGAAGAGATCCCCTTTTTTTTGTTTGGTAATCAGTTTGACCAATCTCCTTACTTTGAATTTCAATACGGAAATTTAGAAGAAGAGGGGAATGTCCTTGTAGATACAAACCAAGTTCTTTATGAATCGGGTCTTCTTTGTATTTATTCCTTACCTGTATCCCTGTATAGACGAGAGTTAGGTGGGAAGTTTCGGATCTGTTGGAAAACTGATGAATCCATTTTTGAAAAATGGAAACTTGGATTTTCTATTTTAGAGGAAGAAAAAAGCGAATATACTTCCTGGTTGGATAAGGGGAAGGGATGGACAGCCACACTCAAAGAATATGGAAATTGGAAAAAAGAATCCGACAAGTTGGGATTTCTTTTGGATTGGGATTCTCAGATTTGGTCTAATGGATTTGTCACCTACCAAACATTTGGTTTACCTCATCCACTTTTTTTACAGAGGACTTTGGACCAATGTGAGGTCTTGTTTTTTTCACACCAACTCAAAGGAAGTCTGAATAAACAACTCGTTTTGTCTTTCGAACTTCCTTGCCCGGACACTGGTGCAATTACCGAAAGAATTCAGGTCCAAAATGAAGAATGGTTTTCTGAATGTGAACCGGGGGAACCTGTGGTTTCGGAATTGTTTCGGCATTCGGAATCCAGTTTTCAAAGGTTTCTAGAATGGGAAAATCCAAAAGAGACCTTTCTTTGTCCCCGTTCGGAATCTTTGGATTGGGTAAAAGATGGCTCTCAAACTTCTTTTCAATCGGAGGATTTTTCGAAACGAACCAAGTTGATCCTTCCGAAAGGGGTTCTCCTTTTCTCTGATGAACCAAAATTCCATGGAATTTTCCTTCCCAAAGAATATGGATCAAATTTAGGAACAAATACAAAGGTTCGGTGGGGAAATTCAGAATTTCTCGATTCAGAATTTAATTTTCGCCAAGGGGATGAATTTTTTTCAAACGAGTTTCATCCAGTATCCTGTCGTGATCAATTTCAGTTTTGGACTTCACCAGATCAATTTTGTGGAAACCCTGGGTTACCAAATCAATTCGAAATCAAACAGAAAGAAGGTGTTGTCCCTGGTTGTATTGCAGATCAGATTCAAATTACCGAATTCTATCCCGGAAACCAATTTGATTCCCAATTTCCATTCCCTAGTTTTTTTGAATTTCAAAACAAAGGAGAAAGTTGTGATGTTTCTTCTCTCAACTGGATCTACAATGGTTCCATATATCCTTTGTCAGCTGATGAATGGGTGGTTCATTCCAATTCTTATTTTATCATTTCTAAAAAACTTTGGTTTGGTTGGGATCTAAAAGCAAAAGAAAAACCTTTTTCGATTCCAAAAGTTGTTTTCCAGATTCCTAAATTTTTCTGGGAAGAAAGAAAGAGCCAAATAAAAAACGAATTCCAACCTAGTCCCAGTTTGTTTCATTTACTTCGTTTTAAACAACAAAATCGATTTTCGATCGTAATTGAATCAGGAAAGGAATTTCCCCATCCCAAGGAAGGTTCTTCATCGGAATTTTTGGAGTATGGTTTCCAATTTAGTCCAGGAAAACCTAACAAAAATTCTGCGAGTTTTGTTCCTAGTGATTTATTGGAGTATGGGCCAAACCAATCTCCTTTTTTAGATTTTGGATTCCAAAGTCGTGTAGAAGGACTTGTTCAATTGGAAAGAGAAAACGGAAATCAATTTCTCTTTTGGAAACCGGCAGGAAAAACCATCCTAACCTTAGGGACAGAGCCTTCAGTTTGTAATGGGGATTTGTTTTACCAATTACCGGATGATTTTTTTACGAGTACCCTTTCATCATTACGGTATTTGGGGAACCAAAATGGTACCCCAACATTTTTTTCTTGGAATCCAAAGTTTGCGAAAGAGAAAACTTTAGGGGGAACTAGGTCCCTCCATCCAGAACCAAATCCAATCGTATTTTCTAATTCTCTCGTTACATCGACTCTTTGTTCTGGGGATTGGCGTAGCCCCGGTTTGGCCAAAGAACGTAGTTTAGAAATTGAAAGATTCAACTCTCCAGGGTTATACCTAACGAACATTCCTTTAAGTAACCAAACGAATGTTTTGTTAGGAAACGGGAACGCGAAAATTCCAATTTCCTATACTTCACTTGGGAACAATCATTATCAGCTGGATTTAAGTGTTTTCTCTACCTTTTCTTCAGAAGAACAAGTTTATTCTTTCTGGTCTGATCCATCCTTACTCAAACCAAAAAGTTTTTTGGAACAAAAGGGTCCCATTCAAATTGAGGCAATTTTTCCTAACCCAAAAGAATCACAAAACGAATGGATCTATGTTTGCAACCGATCGGAGGCGTCAGAAGATTTAAGTTTGTATTTGATTGAAGATGAAGTAAGTGTGGATGAACTTATTTCTTACCAATCTCGTTTTCCAAATTCCTCTCCATTGGGAAAAAATGGACAAAGATTCCAGACAAATCGTACGATTCTTGATCCGAGTGTTTGTGCCTGGATTGTTGATCCTGACGGCAAAGATTGGTTTTTACCCATTTTTCATTCCGAATCAGATTTACTCCTCACAGTTAGAACTACACAAACCATTGGAAATGGAATTTCTTCAGGAGAATCCATCCAGTTACGAAAAAAACAAGGACAGAATTCCATCCTAATTTCTTCTTTTGGGCAAAAAGAAAGTTATTCATCATTTCACCTTTTAGTCAACACCGGAGAATTTCTTTGGCTCAAATCTGGTGTTCAAGGAATGTCTCCTCTTGATTATGAAACTTTTCGTGAGGAATTTTGA
- the uvrC gene encoding excinuclease ABC subunit UvrC, producing MKDQLILKTIQEKIKNLGSQPGCYLWKNEEGIVIYVGKALKLQSRVRSYLNPNQKDRKTRALYVELFDLDWIATSTEKEALLLEATLIKKYNPKFNVRLKDDKKYPFLCVSTSEDFPMVFLTRNVKDNGDRYFGPFTDVKAARDTLELIHRIFPIRKTKLKLPLAKPQRPCLNFHMGRCLGPCQGNVTKETYGELVDEILSFLEGKKERLVAGLKSSMVKASERMEYERAGYLKARIEKINQVREKQTVVSMDGGDEDILGISKREDEGQVVILEVRGGRLEGKKSFPITGLSFSDDEEVFTSFLRDYYLNVTVLPSTLFLPPSAKGNYDVFVEAITEKFGTSIKLKFPEMGPKKSLLRLAEKNADLSLTERILATKLRDQSVAMKELQEKLNLPVLPRTIECYDISHFQGSSPVASGVMFVDGKPYKAGYRHYKMRGYEGINDPGMIHEVIARRLSHLVNEEEPLPDLIVIDGGLTQLSRAAEAANALELGHIPMVGLAKKREEIYFPGEKYPYSFDIHSPMMRLLRNLRDEAHRFGVTFQRVQRKKKALKTILDDMEDIGASRRKSILSYFQSKKKVTDATKEELQKVPGIGPVLAEKIYLGIQKLKKIEP from the coding sequence ATGAAAGACCAACTCATTCTAAAAACCATCCAAGAAAAGATTAAAAATTTAGGAAGCCAACCTGGATGTTACCTCTGGAAAAATGAGGAAGGAATTGTGATTTATGTTGGAAAAGCTCTCAAATTACAATCGAGGGTTCGCTCTTATTTAAATCCAAACCAGAAAGATCGCAAAACGCGGGCACTTTACGTTGAGTTGTTTGACCTGGATTGGATTGCTACAAGTACAGAAAAGGAAGCCTTGCTTCTTGAAGCCACACTTATCAAAAAGTACAATCCAAAGTTTAATGTTAGGTTAAAAGACGATAAAAAATATCCCTTCCTTTGTGTTTCCACAAGTGAAGACTTTCCCATGGTTTTTTTGACAAGAAATGTAAAAGACAATGGGGATCGCTACTTTGGGCCGTTTACAGATGTAAAAGCAGCTCGTGACACTTTAGAATTAATTCATCGAATTTTTCCCATTCGCAAAACCAAACTCAAACTTCCACTCGCAAAACCGCAGAGGCCTTGTCTGAATTTTCATATGGGTCGTTGTCTCGGGCCTTGCCAAGGAAATGTTACAAAAGAAACCTATGGAGAATTGGTAGATGAGATTTTAAGTTTTTTAGAAGGAAAAAAAGAGCGATTGGTTGCTGGGCTCAAATCTTCGATGGTCAAAGCTTCCGAACGAATGGAATATGAGAGAGCCGGGTATTTAAAAGCAAGGATCGAAAAAATCAACCAAGTCCGTGAAAAACAAACTGTTGTCAGTATGGATGGTGGAGATGAAGACATACTCGGAATTAGCAAACGAGAGGATGAAGGCCAAGTTGTGATTTTAGAAGTAAGAGGGGGAAGGTTAGAAGGGAAAAAATCTTTTCCGATCACTGGACTTTCCTTCTCCGATGATGAAGAAGTTTTTACTTCTTTTCTTCGGGATTATTATTTGAATGTCACTGTCCTTCCAAGTACTTTATTTTTACCTCCTTCTGCTAAAGGGAATTACGATGTTTTTGTGGAAGCTATCACCGAAAAATTTGGAACTTCAATCAAACTGAAATTTCCAGAAATGGGACCTAAAAAATCACTGCTCCGTTTGGCGGAAAAAAATGCGGACCTTAGTTTGACCGAACGCATTCTTGCAACAAAACTTCGTGACCAGTCGGTTGCAATGAAAGAACTCCAAGAAAAACTGAACCTTCCTGTTCTACCGAGAACCATTGAATGTTATGATATCTCACACTTCCAAGGTTCTTCCCCTGTTGCAAGTGGTGTCATGTTTGTCGACGGGAAGCCGTATAAGGCGGGTTACAGGCATTATAAAATGCGTGGGTATGAAGGAATCAATGATCCGGGAATGATCCATGAAGTGATAGCAAGAAGACTCAGCCATTTAGTGAATGAAGAAGAACCGCTTCCCGATCTGATAGTGATCGATGGAGGACTGACTCAATTGTCTCGTGCTGCTGAAGCTGCGAATGCATTAGAACTTGGTCATATACCGATGGTGGGTCTTGCCAAAAAGAGAGAAGAGATTTATTTTCCCGGAGAAAAATATCCATATAGTTTTGATATCCATTCTCCCATGATGCGTCTTCTACGGAATTTGCGAGACGAAGCTCACCGATTCGGAGTTACCTTCCAACGCGTTCAAAGAAAGAAAAAAGCATTAAAAACAATTTTAGATGATATGGAAGACATTGGAGCAAGTCGCAGAAAAAGTATTCTTTCTTATTTTCAATCCAAAAAGAAAGTTACGGATGCCACAAAAGAGGAATTACAAAAAGTCCCTGGGATTGGACCTGTGCTTGCGGAAAAAATTTATCTTGGAATTCAAAAACTAAAAAAAATCGAACCATAA